DNA sequence from the Deltaproteobacteria bacterium genome:
GGGTCATCCGAGCAGCCCTGATCGGGTCCGCCATCTCGCCGTCGATCTCGACCCACCGCGCATCGCGCCGATCGGTTTTGATCTTGCGACTGCGCGTCGCGTACATCGGCGCGAAGTTCGGATCGGCCACGATCACCTCGTGCCCGAGCGCCTCGAGACACCGCGCGACCCACTCACTCTCGGTCGACGCCTCGAGGAGGATGCGGGCCCGGGCGCATCCACCCAGATGCTTCGCGAACGCCTCGCGCGTCGTCGGGATCCGCCGCTCGCCACACGCGCCGTCCTCCGTCCGGATGCAGACCTGACTTGCGACCTTGTGCACATCGATGCCAATCTTCTCCATGGCTGGCCTCCACTTGCGGCAATGACCGCGTCTATTGGTTGTGGGGCACTATGCCACCACGTGGTGGTGGCCAGCCGCTTCATCCCATCTATCACCCCGCGTTGACAACATTCGCCCGCAGGCTCCATCATGC
Encoded proteins:
- a CDS encoding transposase, encoding MEKIGIDVHKVASQVCIRTEDGACGERRIPTTREAFAKHLGGCARARILLEASTESEWVARCLEALGHEVIVADPNFAPMYATRSRKIKTDRRDARWVEIDGEMADPIRAARMTPGAHGSAAAASRGAGKR